Proteins from a genomic interval of Zingiber officinale cultivar Zhangliang chromosome 2A, Zo_v1.1, whole genome shotgun sequence:
- the LOC122043014 gene encoding protein DETOXIFICATION 27-like → MESDGGQTVALLDRSGGDPDEEDQEVAGLAKRSWIESKNLWQIVGPAIFGRVALYSTNVITQAFAGHLGELELASISIANTVILGFNFGLMLGMASAMETLCGQAYGARKFHMLGIYLQRSWIVLFLCAVLLLPMYLFATQALLLTGQPPDLAAQAGAVSILFIPTHFCFVFIMPLARFLQCQLKNNVNAVFSFAALLVHLFITWLFVARLKFGLVGTALALNFSWLTTAAMQFAYVVGGGCTDTWKGFSLEAFVDLWEFTKLSAASGVMLCLENWYYRILVVLTGNLKNAKIAVDAISICMNINGWEMMIPLGFFAGTGVRVANELGAGNGRAAKFATVVSVTTSSVIGLFFWVLIMSLHDKFALIFTSSPIVIEAVDKLSVILAATILLNSIQPVLSGSESKLKNEEV, encoded by the exons ATGGAGAGTGATGGAGGCCAGACGGTTGCTCTTTTAGATCGCTCAGGTGGCGATCCGGACGAGGAGGATCAGGAGGTCGCCGGACTGGCGAAGCGGAGTTGGATTGAGTCGAAGAATCTGTGGCAGATCGTCGGACCGGCCATCTTCGGGAGGGTCGCCCTTTACAGCACGAACGTCATCACGCAGGCCTTCGCTGGCCACCTCGGCGAACTCGAGCTCGCCTCCATCTCCATCGCCAACACCGTCATCCTCGGCTTTAACTTCGGTCTGATG CTGGGCATGGCGAGCGCCATGGAGACGCTGTGCGGCCAAGCCTACGGCGCGAGGAAGTTCCACATGCTCGGCATCTACCTGCAGCGGTCCTGGATCGTGCTCTTCCTCTGCGCCGTCCTCCTCCTTCCGATGTACTTGTTCGCCACGCAAGCGCTCCTCCTGACCGGCCAGCCTCCGGACCTGGCGGCGCAGGCCGGCGCGGTGTCCATCCTGTTCATCCCCACCCACTTCTGCTTCGTCTTCATTATGCCGCTCGCTCGATTCCTCCAGTGCCAGCTCAAGAACAACGTCAACGCCGTCTTCTCCTTCGCCGCGCTCCTCGTCCATCTCTTCATCACCTGGCTTTTCGTCGCCAGGCTCAAGTTCGGCCTCGTCGGCACCGCGCTCGCGCTCAATTTCTCGTGGTTGACCACCGCCGCCATGCAGTTCGCCTACGTCGTCGGCGGCGGCTGCACGGACACCTGGAAGGGCTTCTCTCTCGAGGCCTTCGTCGACCTCTGGGAATTCACGAAGCTCTCCGCCGCCTCCGGCGTCATGCTCTG CTTGGAGAATTGGTACTACAGAATCTTGGTCGTATTGACGGGGAATCTTAAGAACGCCAAGATCGCCGTCGACGCAATCTCGATTTG CATGAACATAAATGGCTGGGAGATGATGATTCCTCTGGGATTTTTTGCCGGAACTGG AGTGCGAGTGGCCAATGAGCTCGGGGCGGGCAATGGTAGAGCTGCGAAGTTCGCGACCGTTGTATCGGTTACGACCTCGTCGGTGATCGGTCTCTTCTTTTGGGTCCTCATCATGTCCCTCCATGACAAATTCGCCCTCATCTTCACCTCGAGCCCGATCGTGATCGAAGCTGTGGACAAGCTCTCTGTGATATTGGCAGCCACCATTTTGCTCAACAGCATCCAACCAGTTCTCTCAG GCTCTGAGAGCAAGCTCAAGAATGAAGAAGTATAG